From Chryseobacterium salivictor, a single genomic window includes:
- a CDS encoding GNAT family N-acetyltransferase, whose translation MENITIQKVTIKDLEKLQKIGRATFSETFSSGNTEKNIEKYLTEGFSNEKLTNELNNENSEFYFALSKNSIIGYLKINFGASQTELKDEKALEIERIYVLKEFHGRKAGQILYEKAIEIAQQKNSHYVWLGVWEENPRAIRFYKKNGFIAFDKHIFKLGDDEQTDIMMKLKLR comes from the coding sequence ATGGAGAACATCACCATACAGAAAGTAACAATAAAAGATCTTGAGAAACTGCAAAAAATCGGGAGAGCTACTTTTTCGGAAACATTTTCTTCAGGTAACACCGAAAAAAATATAGAAAAATATCTAACCGAGGGATTTTCCAATGAAAAGCTGACGAACGAGTTGAACAATGAAAATTCTGAATTTTATTTTGCGTTATCCAAAAACAGCATCATCGGTTATTTAAAAATCAATTTCGGAGCTTCACAAACTGAATTAAAAGATGAAAAAGCCCTTGAAATTGAACGCATTTATGTTCTGAAAGAGTTTCACGGCAGGAAAGCCGGACAGATTCTTTACGAAAAAGCGATTGAAATTGCCCAACAGAAAAATTCGCATTATGTATGGTTAGGCGTTTGGGAAGAAAATCCAAGAGCGATCCGTTTTTATAAAAAGAACGGTTTTATAGCGTTTGATAAGCATATTTTCAAATTAGGAGATGATGAGCAGACTGACATCATGATGAAGCTTAAACTACGCTGA